The Acropora palmata chromosome 10, jaAcrPala1.3, whole genome shotgun sequence genome contains a region encoding:
- the LOC141894913 gene encoding mediator of RNA polymerase II transcription subunit 15-like produces MQMSRAFCFDLNKQAAWGRLDTSQRISKVMEDDENSWRAPGFRQEVLAQIENAVNRSGNPSMRMKNPSEMENQVYSKANSKVQYLAHVARLLVYIRDIRPSGQQQPQPSNMASQSTTGDHDYQPLR; encoded by the exons ATGCAAATGAGCAGGGCTTTCTGTTTCGATCTGAACAAGCAAGCGGCTTGGGGGAGATTGGACACCAGTCAGAGAATATCGAAGGTCATGGAGGACGACGAAAACAGTTGGCGTGCCCCTGGTTTCCGTCAAGAAGTTCTTGCTCAAAT TGAGAATGCTGTGAATAGATCTGGGAACCCGAGTATGAGGATGAAAAACCCGAGTGAAATGGAAAATCAAGTCTACTCCAAAGCCAACTCAAAA GTCCAGTACCTTGCACATGTTGCACGTCTCCTGGTTTACATTCGTGATATAA GGCCCAGTGGACAACAGCAGCCTCAACCAAGCAACATGGCTTCACAGTCAACAACGGGAGACCACGATTACCAACCCCTTAGATAA